In one Plasmodium falciparum 3D7 genome assembly, chromosome: 14 genomic region, the following are encoded:
- a CDS encoding bromodomain protein, putative, which translates to MNISKIKYDEIEELKSKNEVLTNLLNKLIAFDKKRIFLYPVNVQLVPDYLNVIKEPMDFTTMKQKLQNFKYKSFQEFEKDVLLIINNCYTYNDPSTIYYKFAEDIETYYKKLNIKIQTKYMNIHLFYHKDDKEALNIIQQNATLVNATKRNSLKENKKIEKQKKGGRVGRPSKIDKNIHKIKLDNNQKEYNKKGALKKSHSVNKSKQASNQKNNKNVMNDQGFNNNNNNNNMNNSNFMFPHEYIGTLEHILDEEHFPSFVKKIINCNEKSEDVFQLLLNALLDEKSKMPLLCNYTNVSKSLYHIFFEDSIFYDYNLKNYSLLNNNAEKYNDAISLYTGKREYSYDILKNNTTHNKRSKVMGEYQQNDDQNRGSHNKNTVQNFHINNNNDNNNDNNNTQQLQHNNNSDHVEDGLDTKEKREDPHDEHTHNHLIENGIVDKYKNITDKKNKESKEIITCNIDNDEMTMNLLNYKKSVENFIGENNLDTFINIFPNIYNILNNTESKILHYSPFNDLRIFGFDIEDFDDFNNNIVYNHDFLLGIGRYHIKNILSLDAKLSKILFNEQQSDSQFCNKLKTYLLHNKHKKKQKKLINKNDAHMMIEGNIQTNHIDKDGKINGMLNIYDSLDINQQHTYNDNNNYNYNNIQVNGDSIDNSISNSKGNINNNISNIEQFSACLSDSTFNDSSSDEENLNMQNFLNTYNSFDKEFLFNNKINVLSNYINNDDFKFIK; encoded by the coding sequence atgaatataagcAAAATAAAGTATGACGAGATTGAAGAATTAAAGAGCAAGAATGAAGTACtaacaaatttattaaataagcTAATAGCTTTTGAtaagaaaagaatatttttatatcctgTGAATGTACAGTTAGTACCTGATTATTTGAATGTCATAAAAGAACCTATGGATTTTACAACAATGAAACAGAAACTTCagaattttaaatataaaagttttCAAGAATTTGAGAAAGATGttcttttaattattaataattgttatacatataatgacCCAagtacaatatattataaatttgcTGAAGATATAGAaacttattataaaaaattaaatattaaaattcaaacgaaatatatgaacatacacctattttatcataaagatgataaagaagccttaaatattatacaacaGAATGCAACCTTAGTTAATGCTACTAAAAGAAATTccttaaaagaaaataaaaaaatagaaaaacaaaaaaaaggtGGAAGAGTTGGTAGACCATCTaaaatagataaaaatatacataaaattaaattagataataatcaaaaagaatataataaaaaaggcGCCCTTAAAAAAAGTCATAGTGTTAATAAATCCAAGCAAGCAtcaaatcaaaaaaataataaaaatgttatgaATGATCAAggatttaataataataataataataataatatgaataatagtAATTTTATGTTTCCTCATGAATATATAGGTACCTTAGAACATATATTAGATGAAGAACATTTTCCTtcttttgtaaaaaaaataataaattgtaATGAAAAGTCAGAAGACGTTTTTCAGTTATTATTAAATGCATTATTAGATGAAAAAAGCAAAATGCCACTTTTGTGTAATTACACAAATGTAAGTAAAtcattatatcatatattttttgaagattctatattttatgattataaccttaaaaattattccttattaaataataacgcTGAAAAATACAATGACgctatatctttatataccGGAAAAAGAGAATATTCATATGATATActcaaaaataatacaacacATAATAAAAGATCAAAGGTTATGGGTGAATATCAGCAAAATGATGATCAAAATAGGGGatcacataataaaaatacagtccaaaattttcatataaataataataatgataataataatgataataataatacacaaCAGCtacaacataataataattctgaCCATGTTGAAGATGGGTTGGATACTAAAGAAAAAAGAGAAGACCCGCATGACGAACACACACACAACCATTTAATTGAAAATGGTATCGTtgataaatacaaaaatatcactgataaaaaaaataaagaatccaaagaaattataacatgtaatattgataatgatgaaatgACCATGaatcttttaaattataaaaagagtGTAGAAAATTTTATCGGagaaaataatttagatacatttattaatatattcccaaatatatataacatattaaataatacagAATCTAAAATCTTACATTATTCTCCATTTAATGATTTAAGAATATTCGGATTTGATATAGAAGATTTTGACGATTTTAACAACAACATTGTATATAACCATGATTTCTTGTTAGGAATAGGAAGAtaccatataaaaaatatattatccttAGACGCAAAATTAtctaaaattttatttaatgaacAACAAAGTGATTCACAATTTTGtaacaaattaaaaacatatttattacataataaacataaaaaaaaacaaaaaaaattaattaataaaaatgatgcaCATATGATGATAGAAGGAAACATACAAACGAATCATATCGATAAGGATGGTAAAATAAATGgtatgttaaatatatatgactCCTTAGACATAAATCAACAGCATACATATaacgataataataattataattataataatattcaagtAAATGGAGATTCTATAGATAATAGTATAAGCAATTCTAAaggtaatataaataataatatatctaatataGAACAATTTTCAGCTTGTTTAAGTGACAGCACTTTTAATGATTCATCATCTGATgaagaaaatttaaatatgcagaactttttaaatacatacaaTTCCTTTGATAAGGAATTTTTAttcaataataaaattaatgttttatcaaattatataaataatgatgattttaaatttattaaataa
- a CDS encoding LCCL domain-containing protein, whose protein sequence is MHHLLFIIWYIILNYYVSGQESATNFYKFIDSFASSTYMSEESGSSAYDAKRAIQNNPNYWCSSGNHSNDEEITWTGYLNTKGFIKGVKVSWAYSPEFVKISVSSDGEKYRTIIPYKKISSNEASFDEIYFFKRLEEAMSIKIGLKNARHKYFGIREVKLIGGGNPYFLLLSGISSEEEMCLQVEEGLINNDNTSIILDSCTNALASGDGRELWKTNSNNQVISAFSDPPKCLSVVNLDDLENNKIVLYDCLRALEDGDGKSNWIFESNSQIRLQKSGDAFCISQKNIYGNIPGIHDILLNLDVSIYSNSTLDDDHNPDNTIDGNLNSYWASATFTDNYDHLVYLVLDLNKITDLSRIKIYWEYPPLHYNISVSTDNQNFTVVSENLANPSYITVDSLKNMETRYIKISMIKTHPKHGELGDNFLYGIRSIEVQANNLETVINHCRDAANSDDARDKYFVEYITEFDKDLTNKLINLEDDVTKNVSSISDNLSKLEELLPNIETCLEEKKTYDEELKESKEKANDLNNKLSLLTSVNVNTLDSDILKLGILPGDSYNFPANDCAVIKNVQENPLSGFYWIKPKCSPEPLRVYCDMDSSTSIYIWNGNPPKSPDHLITNMINSVNDIRQHCAEVGLQPLILRSKNQLNSLIISLKKIGYSLNGKVNIPLAYDYSCDHGSCSGRFHDLLNGNIDISTLIYLKASESPDSTKVRQTAGISYDDGSFKFFNLETSDISAIVCSTNSTENDSALQYLSINCETTGMEDSFHSIVNTNIVVLCPLGCDDEKYHDASIYGSRGTYSDNSSICRAAIHSDIIDNKGGLVNVTIESGMDHYVGSINNNIESISLNKNEKGLLDIIPEEKEGTNNIREESSIFHHKTIRVSSLIEDCPLDLFLFNQTSFLEKGNNIRNNKGTELKYNDDENMTVKNFHELISNLMENIDAIHGVDSSVISIVQEETIRIIEKTKKELKPADMLSKKQIEDAMNLYNLTENLAIYLYDLSSKYIQDLEKLKNTLEELKGAQKVAHNFGTFKLNYETMNFSTHFSLFDSNLIKNKESVWGYSDTNILGHENSIGQMNSVSSQEIGEGYYAKLKGLNFYDFDFNISVLSRGTGCLGVVFRAKDDFNFYLFDICDKDGTKRLSKVENGQVHILKKVVNSDVTLNNQWNKYKIITKHANIDIYEVDKDNNMIKILSSLDERFLSGTVGLYSQIYGLGTFFDDLEVIALPCTQLSELNTLNKNVKSNCPYYKENYLNNLMSYDIIYNPNNYFNWNVEKENEQNYLLCSKNEEEVKNAKDEKDIYTIVLLKLRECTDGTFNFDIQVSDDETGNISKKLSYIYILFHYKDENNFNALEMKDGKLAFLTNKNGKSFILSERNEEENDNNKNIEKRFTFVQNEWIHVNLHFDKSTFKVIIITNNNEDKFVLSAKSRNDVPLGKVGFLVHNFDEVKFDSILLNSPTITKVDENFLQVKSKTWANCEDSVHVLHRRFSCETDIYPNETKEKHIKCIKNFCKECCLYHTQLLDSNEKNECEKHCKQNDNLAAKMQTLFEKFINRCVSLNENEDYETCDKNDKKCKNKVCVLCCKKHDPTTSKELKVLPMNQFKKIQENEIIECQLQCNMIHSI, encoded by the coding sequence aTGCATCATTTATTGTTTATAATATGGTACatcattttaaattattatgtaaGTGGACAAGAATCTGCTACCAATTTTTATAAGTTCATCGATTCATTTGCTTCATCAACGTACATGTCTGAAGAGTCCGGAAGCTCGGCTTATGATGCTAAACGAGCTATTCAAAATAACCCGAATTATTGGTGTAGTTCGGGAAATCACTCAaatgatgaagaaataaCATGGACGGGATATTTAAATACTAAAGGTTTTATTAAAGGGGTAAAAGTATCTTGGGCTTATAGCCCAGAATTTGTTAAAATATCTGTTTCTTCGGATGGGGAAAAATATCGTACTATTATTCCATATAAAAAGATATCTTCAAATGAAGCTTCATttgatgaaatatatttttttaaaagattagAAGAAGCCATGTCAATAAAAATTGGTTTAAAGAATGCGAGGCACAAATATTTTGGTATAAGAGAAGTGAAACTAATAGGTGGTGGGAATCcttactttttattattatcaggTATTAGTAGTGAAGAGGAGATGTGTTTACAAGTTGAAGAAGgtttaattaataatgataataccTCAATAATTTTAGATTCTTGTACAAATGCTTTAGCTAGTGGTGATGGAAGAGAATTGTGGAAAACTAATTCAAATAATCAAGTTATTAGTGCTTTTAGCGATCCTCCTAAATGTTTATCTGTTGTTAATTTAGATgatttagaaaataataaaattgttttatatGATTGTTTAAGAGCTTTAGAAGATGGAGATGGGAAATCTAATTGGATTTTTGAATCCAATTCTCAAATAAGACTACAAAAAAGTGGAGATGCGTTTTGTATTTctcaaaagaatatatatggaaatatTCCTGGTATTCATGATATTCTCCTCAATTTAGATGTCTCTATTTATTCTAATTCTACTTTAGATGATGATCATAATCCGGATAATACGATTGATGGGAATTTGAACAGCTATTGGGCATCTGCTACATTCACTGATAATTATGATCATTTGGTATATTTAGTCCTAGatttaaacaaaataacaGATTTATCTagaatcaaaatatattggGAATATCCACCattacattataatatatctgtAAGTACTGATAATCAGAATTTCACGGTTGTTTCGGAAAATTTAGCTAACCCAAGTTATATAACAGTCgattcattaaaaaatatggaaacaagatatatcaaaatatcCATGATAAAAACTCATCCTAAACATGGAGAATTAGGTGACAACTTTTTATATGGAATACGATCTATTGAAGTTCAAGCAAACAATCTAGAAACGGTTATAAATCATTGTAGGGATGCAGCTAATTCAGATGATGCAAGagataaatattttgtagAATATATTACCGAATTTGATAAAGATTTAactaataaattaattaatctTGAAGATGATGTAACAAAAAATGTTAGTTCTATTAGTGATAATTTGTCAAAATTAGAAGAATTATTACCTAATATTGAAACATGTTTggaggaaaaaaaaacatatgatgaagaattaaaagaatCGAAAGAAAAAGCAaatgatttaaataataaattatcctTATTAACATCTGTTAATGTTAATACATTAGATagtgatatattaaaattaggAATTCTCCCTGGTGATTCATATAACTTCCCAGCTAACGATTGTGCTGTTATTAAGAATGTTCAAGAAAATCCCTTGTCTGGATTTTATTGGATAAAACCAAAATGTTCCCCAGAACCTTTAAGAGTATATTGTGATATGGATTCGAGTACatctatttatatttggAATGGAAATCCGCCTAAATCGCCTGACCatttaataacaaatatgataaattcaGTTAATGACATAAGACAACATTGTGCTGAAGTAGGATTACAGCCATTAATTTTAAGATCTAAAAATCAATTAAATAGTTTGATTATATCTTTAAAAAAGATAGGTTATTCATTAAATGGAAAGGTTAATATTCCATTAGCTTATGATTATTCTTGTGATCATGGAAGTTGTAGTGGTAGGTTCcatgatttattaaatggAAATATTGACATAAgtacattaatatatttgaaagcATCTGAATCACCAGATAGTACAAAAGTTCGACAAACTGCAGGAATATCATATGATGATGgatcttttaaattttttaatttagaaACATCAGATATATCTGCTATTGTATGTTCTACCAATTCGACAGAGAATGATTCTGCATTACAATATTTGAGCATTAATTGTGAAACGACCGGTATGGAAGATTCATTTCATTCAATtgttaatacaaatatagtTGTGTTATGTCCATTAGGTTgtgatgatgaaaaatatCATGATGCTTCAATATATGGAAGTAGAGGTACATATTCAGATAATAGTTCTATATGTAGGGCTGCCATACATTCTGATATTATAGATAATAAGGGAGGTTTAGTTAATGTAACTATTGAATCTGGTATGGACCATTATGTTGGgtctataaataataatatagaatcTATTTCAttgaataaaaatgaaaaaggttTATTAGATATAATACCTGAAGAGAAAGAAGGAACTAATAATATTAGAGAAGAAAGTAGTATTTTTCATCATAAAACAATTAGAGTGAGTAGTTTAATAGAAGATTGTCCATtagatttatttttgtttaatcAAACATCCTTTttagaaaaaggaaataatataagaaataataaaggtACTGAATTGAAATATAATGACGATGAAAATATGACTGTTAAAAATTTTCATGAATTAATTTCCAATTTAATGGAAAACATTGATGCTATTCATGGTGTTGATTCTTCTGTAATTTCGATAGTTCAAGAAGAAACTATACGTATAATTGAAAAGAccaaaaaagaattaaaaccAGCAGATATGTTatcaaaaaaacaaattgaaGATGCtatgaatttatataatttaactGAGAATTTggctatatatttatatgacttatcttcaaaatatatacaagatTTAGAGAAGCTAAAAAACACTTTGGAAGAGTTAAAAGGAGCACAAAAAGTGGCTCATAATTTTGGAACATTCAAATTGAATTATGAAACCATGAATTTTTCAActcatttttctttatttgaCTCTAATTTGATAAAAAACAAGGAAAGTGTTTGGGGATATTCAGATACTAATATATTGGGACATGAGAATAGTATTGGTCAAATGAATAGTGTATCAAGTCAAGAAATAGGGGAAGGGTATTATGCAAAATTGAAAGGGTTAAATTTTTATGACTTTGATTTTAATATAAGTGTTTTAAGTAGGGGAACCGGTTGTTTAGGAGTTGTTTTTCGAGCTAAAGatgattttaatttttatttatttgacaTATGTGATAAAGATGGTACGAAGAGATTATCAAAGGTCGAAAATGGGCaagtacatatattaaaaaaagtgGTAAATTCTGATGTAACGTTAAATAACCAATggaataaatacaaaataataacaaagcatgcaaatatagatatatatgaagtagataaggataataatatgattaaaatattaagttCTTTAGATGAAAGATTTTTATCTGGTACTGTTGGTTTATATTCACAAATATATGGTTTAGGAACATTTTTTGATGATTTAGAGGTGATTGCTCTTCCTTGCACACAATTATCTGAATTGAATACTttgaataaaaatgtaaaatcaAATTGTCcttattataaagaaaactatttaaataatttaatgtcgtatgatattatatataatcctaataattattttaactGGAATGTTGAAAAGGAAAATGAGcagaattatttattatgctctaaaaatgaagaagaggTTAAAAATGCGAAGgatgaaaaagatatatatactatagttttattaaaattaagaGAATGTACAGATGGTACATTTAATTTTGATATACAAGTTTCTGATGATGAAACTGGTAATATATCTAAGAAATtgtcttatatatatatactttttcattataaagATGAAAACAATTTTAATGCTCTTGAAATGAAAGATGGGAAATTAGCATTTTTGACAAATAAAAATGGGAAATCATTCATACTTTCAGAAagaaatgaagaagaaaatgataataataaaaatatcgaAAAAAGGTTTACATTTGTGCAGAATGAATGGATACATGTCAATTTACATTTTGATAAATCAACATTTaaagttataataataactaataataatgaagataaatTTGTTTTATCTGCAAAAAGTAGGAATGATGTTCCTTTGGGAAAGGTTGGGTTTTTAGTTCATAATTTTGATGAAGTCAAATTTGattcaatattattaaattctcCTACTATAACAAAAGTAGATGAGAATTTTCTTCAAGTAAAATCTAAAACTTGGGCAAATTGTGAAGATTCTGTACATGTATTACATAGAAGATTTTCATGTGAAACGGATATATATCCAAATGAAACAAAAGAGAAACatattaaatgtataaaaaatttttgtaAAGAATGTTGTTTATATCATACACAATTATTAGAtagtaatgaaaaaaatgaatgtgAAAAACATTGTAAGCAAAATGATAATTTAGCAGCAAAAATGCAAACTCTCtttgaaaaatttataaacagATGTGTttcattaaatgaaaatgagGATTATGAAACTtgtgataaaaatgataagaaaTGTAAGAATAAAGTTTGTGTACTTTGTTGTAAGAAACATGACCCAACAACATCCAAAGAATTAAAGGTTTTACCTATGAACCAATTTAAGAAGATACAAGAAAACGAAATAATAGAATGTCAATTACAGTGTAATATGATCCAttctatataa